Proteins encoded by one window of Maliibacterium massiliense:
- a CDS encoding potassium/proton antiporter translates to MLLWMLVAAVALLLCVASSKLLYRWGIPTLLIFMVLGMLFGTDGVLGIAFENADLAQKICSFGLVFIMFYGGFGTSWKAARPVVKPAIWMATLGVVLTALLTGLFAMLVLRCTPLEGLLIGSVVGSTDAASVFAILRARKLNIKGGLASLLEVESGSNDPIAYMLTMIVVTLMRGAGTGMLAVSIVLQIALGLGIGWGLAASVIAVLRRVHLEIEGLYPILITALVLLGYAGCALLGGNGYLCVYVMGIMIGNSRFAHKRSLVHFFDGVSWLMQMLLFFTLGLLSFPSQLPGVLIPGVLVSLFMIFIARPCATFAMLAPFRMPWRAKALVSWVGMRGAASIVFALFAVTQQVAVKNDLFHTVFFVALFSVAVQGTLLPAVARRLDMVDAEATVMKTFNDYQEELPVRLIEVEADKASPYVGKTLKQVQMPPGVLVVMIKRKNARIVPRGNTRIMLGDVLVISGEDLDQIAT, encoded by the coding sequence ATGCTTTTATGGATGCTGGTAGCTGCGGTGGCGCTGCTTTTGTGCGTTGCCTCCAGCAAACTGCTTTATCGATGGGGCATTCCCACTCTGTTGATCTTTATGGTGCTGGGCATGCTCTTTGGCACGGACGGCGTGCTGGGCATTGCCTTTGAAAATGCCGACCTGGCGCAGAAGATATGCTCCTTTGGCCTGGTCTTTATCATGTTCTACGGCGGGTTTGGCACCAGCTGGAAGGCGGCCAGGCCCGTGGTAAAGCCGGCGATCTGGATGGCCACGCTGGGCGTGGTGCTCACCGCGCTTTTGACGGGCCTGTTTGCCATGCTGGTGCTGCGCTGTACGCCTTTGGAGGGCTTGCTCATCGGAAGCGTGGTGGGCTCCACGGACGCAGCCTCGGTATTTGCCATCCTGCGCGCGCGCAAGCTCAATATCAAAGGGGGGCTCGCTTCGCTTTTAGAGGTTGAGAGCGGCAGCAACGATCCCATCGCCTACATGCTGACTATGATTGTGGTGACGCTGATGCGCGGGGCGGGCACCGGTATGCTCGCCGTCAGCATTGTGCTGCAGATCGCGCTGGGCCTGGGCATCGGCTGGGGCCTGGCCGCATCGGTGATTGCAGTGCTGCGGCGGGTGCACCTGGAGATTGAGGGGCTTTACCCGATTCTCATCACGGCGCTGGTGCTGCTGGGGTACGCCGGCTGCGCGCTGCTGGGGGGAAACGGCTATCTGTGCGTCTACGTGATGGGTATCATGATCGGCAACAGCAGGTTTGCCCACAAGCGCAGTTTGGTGCACTTCTTCGACGGGGTGTCGTGGCTGATGCAGATGCTGCTGTTTTTTACCCTGGGCCTGCTGAGTTTTCCCTCCCAGCTGCCCGGCGTGCTGATCCCCGGCGTGCTGGTGAGCCTGTTTATGATCTTTATCGCGCGGCCCTGCGCCACGTTCGCCATGCTTGCGCCCTTTCGCATGCCCTGGCGCGCCAAGGCGCTGGTATCTTGGGTGGGGATGCGCGGCGCGGCGTCCATCGTGTTCGCCCTCTTTGCGGTGACGCAGCAGGTGGCGGTGAAAAACGATCTGTTCCATACGGTGTTCTTTGTGGCGCTTTTTTCTGTGGCGGTGCAGGGCACGCTGCTGCCCGCGGTCGCGCGCAGACTGGATATGGTGGATGCCGAAGCTACGGTGATGAAGACGTTTAACGACTACCAAGAGGAGCTGCCCGTGCGCCTCATCGAGGTGGAGGCCGACAAGGCAAGCCCCTACGTGGGTAAAACCCTCAAGCAGGTGCAGATGCCGCCCGGCGTGCTGGTGGTGATGATCAAGCGCAAAAACGCGCGCATTGTGCCCCGGGGCAACACCCGCATCATGCTGGGGGATGTGCTGGTGATCAGCGGGGAGGACCTGGACCAGATCGCCACGTAA
- a CDS encoding helix-turn-helix transcriptional regulator, giving the protein MRMRFADNLKRIRKEKHLSQEDLAELLGVSRQAVSKWEQATGYPEVETLLLLSQKLHISLDSLMAAEIAAGSDTSHVHVQGKIVITSPYENVIANCYKVIASQKMRGGKASPQYALFGVSDAGVSLWGETTTFLGWYADQQQIAKEVRAIQDAIGQGIGTYALQYSVRVERRWLRIRIVQD; this is encoded by the coding sequence ATGCGTATGCGCTTTGCAGACAATCTGAAACGTATCAGAAAAGAGAAGCATTTATCCCAAGAGGATTTGGCCGAGCTGCTGGGGGTCAGCAGGCAGGCGGTCTCCAAATGGGAGCAGGCAACGGGGTATCCGGAAGTCGAAACGCTGTTATTGCTGTCCCAAAAGCTGCACATTTCTCTGGACAGCCTCATGGCGGCGGAAATTGCCGCAGGTAGCGATACAAGCCACGTCCATGTGCAAGGGAAGATCGTCATCACCTCCCCCTATGAAAACGTGATTGCTAACTGCTATAAAGTGATTGCATCGCAAAAAATGCGGGGCGGAAAGGCATCGCCGCAATACGCCCTGTTCGGCGTTAGCGACGCAGGCGTCTCCCTTTGGGGAGAGACGACGACTTTTTTAGGGTGGTACGCAGATCAGCAGCAGATTGCAAAGGAGGTTCGCGCGATTCAGGACGCGATTGGCCAGGGGATTGGCACATATGCACTGCAATACAGCGTGCGGGTTGAAAGGCGCTGGCTGCGCATAAGGATCGTGCAGGACTGA
- a CDS encoding manganese catalase family protein — MWVYEKKLEYPVRIKNPNPKLASIIVSQLGGPDGELAASLRYLNQRYTMPNNNVKGLLTDIGTEELAHLEMIGAILYQLTRSLSMDQVKRSGFDKYFVDHTAGVYPQAAAGVPFTAAFIECKGDAIADLHEDLGAEQKARVTYDNILRLTDDPDVRDPIKFLREREVVHFQRFGEALSTVQEQLDSRNFYAINPSFDK; from the coding sequence ATGTGGGTTTATGAAAAGAAATTAGAGTATCCTGTACGCATCAAAAATCCCAACCCCAAGCTGGCATCCATCATCGTCAGCCAGCTGGGTGGGCCTGACGGCGAGCTGGCCGCGTCTCTGCGCTACCTCAACCAGCGCTATACCATGCCCAATAACAACGTCAAGGGCTTGCTGACAGATATCGGCACCGAAGAGTTGGCGCATCTGGAAATGATCGGGGCCATACTCTACCAGCTGACGCGCAGCCTGTCCATGGATCAGGTCAAACGCAGCGGTTTTGACAAGTACTTTGTGGACCATACCGCGGGCGTGTATCCCCAGGCCGCGGCGGGCGTGCCCTTTACAGCCGCCTTTATCGAGTGTAAGGGAGACGCCATTGCGGATCTGCATGAGGATTTGGGCGCCGAGCAGAAGGCGCGCGTGACGTATGACAACATCCTGCGCCTGACGGACGATCCTGACGTGCGCGATCCCATCAAATTCCTGCGTGAGCGGGAAGTGGTACACTTCCAGCGCTTCGGCGAGGCGCTCAGCACTGTGCAGGAGCAGCTTGACAGCCGCAACTTCTACGCGATAAACCCCTCGTTTGATAAATAA
- a CDS encoding spore coat protein CotJB, producing the protein MCAKQQLMQRIMTCDFALQELALYLDGHPTCQRAMANYHRERELRARLMAEYESKYGPITIRGNLDRGYWQWLNCPWPWELEG; encoded by the coding sequence ATGTGTGCAAAACAGCAACTGATGCAGCGCATCATGACGTGTGACTTTGCGCTGCAGGAACTGGCACTGTATCTGGACGGGCACCCGACCTGTCAGCGCGCCATGGCGAACTATCATCGCGAGCGCGAGCTGCGCGCGCGTTTGATGGCGGAGTATGAGAGCAAGTACGGCCCCATCACGATCCGCGGCAACCTGGATCGTGGGTATTGGCAGTGGTTAAACTGCCCGTGGCCGTGGGAACTGGAGGGCTGA
- a CDS encoding spore coat associated protein CotJA, producing the protein MRCIQTQGQALPTCNAYYNGNMPVNNCAYNGCNCGIAPYATANDVVGDCGCAGNNCGIEPYAATDCGCTEAANACDCGYANNTCNCSCAGNNCGIEPYEATNYAANNCGCTNNTCGCMSNACGCTGTASNCGCANNTCGVSTPGNGCGACARACGVHSCMPALAMSYVPDQEFRGLYDSAQGLCRGTIFAELDKPFLAYNRRGY; encoded by the coding sequence ATGCGTTGTATACAAACACAGGGGCAGGCACTGCCTACCTGTAACGCCTATTATAACGGCAACATGCCTGTGAACAACTGCGCTTACAACGGCTGCAACTGTGGCATTGCGCCATATGCCACGGCAAACGATGTTGTAGGCGACTGCGGCTGCGCAGGCAACAACTGCGGCATCGAGCCGTACGCCGCCACGGACTGCGGCTGCACGGAGGCTGCCAATGCCTGCGACTGCGGCTATGCAAACAACACCTGCAACTGCAGCTGCGCAGGCAACAACTGCGGCATCGAGCCGTACGAGGCAACGAACTACGCTGCCAATAACTGCGGCTGCACGAACAACACCTGCGGCTGCATGAGCAACGCCTGCGGTTGCACGGGCACTGCGAGCAACTGCGGCTGCGCGAACAACACCTGCGGCGTCTCTACGCCTGGCAACGGCTGTGGCGCCTGTGCACGCGCCTGCGGCGTGCATAGCTGCATGCCCGCGCTTGCGATGTCCTATGTACCCGATCAGGAATTCCGCGGACTTTACGACAGTGCACAGGGCTTATGCCGCGGCACCATCTTTGCGGAGCTGGATAAACCCTTCCTGGCGTACAACAGAAGGGGGTATTGA
- a CDS encoding YjjG family noncanonical pyrimidine nucleotidase — translation MPRYQTVLLDADETLFDFRRAEAQALAQTLAAFGLPHTPALAQAYHDFNVSLWKAFERGELSKEELVDTRFTRFFAARHIDADGVSFARCYRDALGEGTFLLDGALELCRALHAHVPLYIATNGVTQTQRRRLAKSPLAPYIDHMFISEQMGAQKPQRAFFDAAFAALGHPDRARAIILGDSLTSDIQGGRNAGIATCLFDPGAQYPPIDPRYDYRITNLLDFVPIVLGEA, via the coding sequence ATGCCGCGATACCAAACCGTGCTGCTGGACGCAGACGAGACGCTTTTTGATTTCCGCCGCGCCGAGGCGCAGGCGCTCGCGCAGACGCTCGCCGCCTTCGGCCTGCCCCACACGCCCGCCCTCGCCCAGGCCTACCACGATTTCAACGTATCATTGTGGAAGGCGTTTGAGCGGGGGGAGCTATCCAAAGAGGAACTGGTGGACACCCGCTTTACCCGTTTTTTTGCCGCCCGGCATATCGACGCGGACGGCGTGTCGTTTGCCCGCTGTTATCGGGACGCGCTGGGCGAGGGCACTTTCCTGCTGGACGGCGCGCTGGAGCTGTGCCGCGCGCTGCACGCGCACGTGCCGCTCTACATCGCCACCAACGGGGTAACGCAGACGCAGCGCCGCCGGCTGGCAAAATCTCCGCTGGCGCCCTATATTGATCATATGTTTATATCTGAGCAGATGGGCGCGCAAAAGCCGCAGCGCGCGTTCTTTGACGCGGCATTCGCCGCGCTGGGCCATCCGGACCGCGCCCGCGCCATCATTTTGGGCGATTCGCTCACCAGTGATATCCAGGGTGGCCGAAACGCGGGCATCGCCACCTGTCTGTTTGATCCCGGGGCGCAGTACCCGCCCATCGATCCGCGGTACGACTACCGCATCACAAACCTGCTGGATTTCGTCCCCATCGTGCTGGGCGAAGCGTAG
- a CDS encoding prephenate dehydrogenase — translation MNIAVIGLGLIGGSFCKTIKARTAHTCRGYDIDQASMEEALVAGAIDAPLALEELPETDLVIVALHPKQTIAFFQQHAHLLPKDGVVIDACGIKGAVVEAVYPLCKQQGVTFIGTHPMAGREFSGFHYATDNLFDKASFIITPMPDTPKVALLLIEDFANTLGFSQVVISDCATHDAVIAFTSQLAHVVSNAYVKSPMLQDESGYSAGSFLDLTRVAKLNEYMWTDLFLFNRDALLRELNILIAHLAQYRQALADGDETCLRQLLADGRVRKEESLRRHVRK, via the coding sequence ATGAACATTGCCGTGATTGGCCTGGGGCTCATCGGGGGCTCCTTCTGCAAAACCATCAAGGCGCGCACCGCGCACACGTGCCGCGGCTACGATATCGACCAGGCGAGCATGGAGGAGGCGCTTGTCGCGGGCGCGATCGACGCCCCGCTCGCGCTGGAGGAGCTGCCGGAGACGGATCTTGTGATCGTAGCGCTGCATCCCAAGCAGACCATCGCCTTTTTTCAGCAGCACGCGCATCTGCTGCCCAAAGACGGCGTGGTGATCGACGCCTGCGGGATCAAAGGGGCGGTGGTGGAGGCGGTGTATCCCCTCTGCAAACAGCAGGGGGTCACCTTCATCGGCACGCATCCCATGGCGGGGCGGGAGTTTTCCGGCTTCCACTATGCCACGGACAACCTGTTTGATAAGGCGAGCTTCATCATTACGCCCATGCCCGATACCCCCAAGGTGGCGCTGCTGTTGATTGAGGATTTTGCCAACACCCTGGGCTTTTCGCAGGTCGTGATCTCCGACTGCGCCACGCACGACGCAGTAATCGCCTTCACCTCCCAGCTGGCGCACGTGGTATCCAACGCCTATGTCAAATCCCCTATGCTGCAGGACGAAAGCGGTTACTCTGCCGGCTCCTTTCTGGATTTGACGCGCGTGGCCAAGCTCAACGAGTATATGTGGACGGATTTGTTTTTGTTCAACCGCGATGCGCTGCTGCGGGAGCTGAACATTCTCATCGCCCACTTGGCGCAGTACCGCCAGGCGCTGGCAGACGGGGATGAGACGTGCCTGCGCCAGCTGCTGGCGGACGGACGCGTGCGCAAGGAGGAGAGCCTCCGCCGGCACGTCCGCAAATAA
- a CDS encoding sugar O-acetyltransferase — protein MTEKERMRTGALYSGADAALRAEAKRARSLTRRINATTEEELQARAQLFGELFGRIGPDAYIEPPFRCDYGSNIYIGRQFYANYDCILVDVCAITIGDNVFFGPRVCVYTAAHPIDAAVRATQLEYGKPVTIGSDVWIGGNSVINPGVTIGDDVVIGAGSVVTRDIPAGVVAVGNPCRVLRTITEAERAHWHALAAQYHAAHAPCDG, from the coding sequence ATGACGGAAAAGGAACGCATGCGCACAGGCGCGCTCTACAGCGGGGCGGACGCCGCCCTCAGGGCGGAGGCCAAACGCGCCCGCAGCCTTACCCGGCGCATCAACGCCACTACGGAGGAGGAGCTCCAGGCGCGCGCGCAGCTCTTTGGCGAATTGTTCGGCCGCATCGGGCCGGATGCGTACATTGAGCCGCCCTTTCGCTGCGATTACGGCAGCAACATCTATATCGGCCGCCAATTTTACGCCAATTATGACTGCATCCTGGTGGACGTATGCGCGATTACCATCGGGGACAACGTGTTTTTCGGGCCCCGCGTGTGCGTCTACACCGCCGCGCACCCCATTGACGCGGCGGTGCGCGCAACCCAACTGGAGTACGGAAAGCCCGTCACCATCGGCAGCGACGTGTGGATCGGCGGAAACAGCGTGATCAACCCGGGCGTCACCATCGGCGACGACGTGGTCATCGGCGCAGGGTCCGTCGTCACGCGCGATATTCCCGCAGGCGTGGTCGCTGTGGGCAATCCCTGTCGCGTGCTGCGCACCATTACCGAGGCGGAGCGCGCGCACTGGCACGCGCTGGCTGCGCAGTACCACGCGGCCCATGCGCCTTGCGACGGCTGA
- the carB gene encoding carbamoyl-phosphate synthase large subunit has translation MPLMKGIKRVMIIGSGPIVIGQAAEFDYAGTQACRALKAAGLEVILVNPNPATIMTDSAIADRIYIEPLSLEVLRRIIIKEQPDSLLSTLGGQSGLTLSMQLAKEGFLAQHNVRLLGAKRETIDKAEDRLLFKQTMESIGEPCIPSDVVTDVDAALAFAQTIGYPVIVRPAFTLGGSGGGIADTPEQLHEIARAGIHASPIGQILVERCIAGWKEIEFEVIRDGKGNVITVCSMENMDPVGVHTGDSIVVAPAVTLADKEYQMLRTAACNIVSALEVEGGCNVQFALEPHSFEYAVIEVNPRVSRSSALASKATGYPIAKVASQIAVGFTLDEIVNAVTGKTCACFEPAIDYVVVKLPKWPFDKFVYAKRTLGTQMKATGEVMSIATTFEAALMKAVRGAEIGLDTLCMPKMAALSDETLRQALHPCTDERLFALYEALLRGITPEEIHAITQVDLWFLYKMQHIASVQRALETRTLDDALYRQAKEVGFTDGAITRISGQKIAHPLRAAYKMVDTCAAEFAAQTPYFYATFDEENEAAAFIAQNGSGKKRVIVFGSGPIRIGQGIEFDYASVHCVWTLKEAGYEVVMVNNNPETVSTDFDTADRLYFEPLTPEDVMQVIHTEQPYGVVVAFGGQTAIKLTRALQNAGVRILGTPADSIDAAEDRARFDAILNKLGIPRPEGDTVMTTDEALAAAHRLGYPVLMRPSYVLGGQNMIIAFSDEDIKEYMSIILTHNIENPVLIDKYMMGVEVEVDAICDGEDVLIPGIMEHIERAGVHSGDSIAVYPAWNLNGAVTQRLIDCTRALALALDTRGLINIQYVIYENEVFVIEANPRSSRTVPYISKVTGVPVVDLATRAMLGARIRDMGYGTGLYHQSPYYAVKVPVFSFEKLEDVDTHLGPEMKSTGEVLGVGKTLEEATYKGLVAAGYNMQREGGVYITVRDSDKRETVPIARKFYNLGFKLYATRGTAEALAASGIPAQQVPKLSEDSAGITSLLENGHIHYMISTSSKGRIPTRDSVKLRRLAVTHAIPCLTSLDTANALAGAIASGYTQENVSLVDINHIAKGKTPLRFVKMRASGNDYIYFDCFDQQVEAPESLSVHLSSRRHGIGGDGIVLMYPSDRADVRMRMFNADGSEGEVAGNALRCVAKYLYESGRVPKLAMTMETGGGIKQAQLYVRENNVFSVCMNMGPASFHPEDVPVLLEGDEVVDRSVELAGDTYRVTCLSMGNPHVVIFCDDVDAVDLAMVGPRIERDPLFPRRVNVSFVSCVNSYTLKMRVWERGIGETWACGTGACAAVAAAVRLGYCKKNHDMTVHLRGGDLVIRVAPEGILLTGDAKKDFEGVIEA, from the coding sequence ATGCCGCTGATGAAAGGCATCAAACGCGTGATGATCATCGGCTCCGGCCCCATCGTCATCGGACAGGCCGCAGAGTTTGACTACGCGGGCACACAGGCGTGCCGTGCGCTCAAGGCCGCGGGCCTGGAGGTTATTTTGGTCAACCCCAACCCCGCCACCATCATGACTGACAGCGCCATTGCGGACCGCATCTACATCGAGCCCCTCTCCCTTGAGGTGCTGCGCCGCATCATCATCAAGGAGCAGCCCGACAGCCTGCTCTCCACCCTGGGCGGCCAGAGCGGCCTGACACTCTCGATGCAGCTGGCAAAAGAAGGCTTTTTGGCGCAGCACAACGTGCGCCTGCTGGGCGCCAAGCGCGAGACCATCGACAAGGCGGAGGACCGCCTGCTCTTTAAGCAGACCATGGAATCCATCGGCGAGCCCTGCATCCCCTCGGATGTGGTCACTGATGTGGACGCGGCCCTGGCGTTTGCACAGACCATCGGCTATCCGGTGATCGTGCGCCCCGCCTTCACGCTGGGCGGCTCGGGCGGCGGCATTGCCGATACCCCCGAGCAGCTGCACGAGATCGCCCGCGCCGGCATCCACGCCTCCCCCATCGGGCAGATACTGGTGGAGCGCTGCATCGCAGGGTGGAAAGAGATCGAGTTTGAGGTGATCCGCGACGGCAAAGGCAACGTCATCACTGTCTGCTCCATGGAGAATATGGACCCTGTGGGCGTGCATACGGGCGATTCCATCGTGGTGGCGCCGGCGGTGACGCTGGCGGACAAGGAATATCAGATGCTGCGCACCGCCGCGTGCAATATCGTAAGCGCGCTGGAGGTGGAGGGCGGCTGCAACGTGCAGTTTGCACTGGAGCCGCACAGCTTTGAATACGCGGTCATCGAGGTCAACCCGCGCGTTTCCCGCTCGTCTGCGCTGGCATCCAAGGCCACGGGCTACCCCATCGCCAAGGTGGCGTCACAGATCGCCGTGGGCTTCACCCTCGACGAGATCGTCAACGCAGTCACGGGCAAGACCTGCGCCTGCTTTGAGCCGGCCATCGACTACGTGGTGGTCAAGCTGCCCAAGTGGCCCTTTGATAAGTTCGTCTACGCCAAGCGAACCTTGGGCACCCAGATGAAGGCCACTGGCGAGGTGATGAGCATCGCCACCACCTTTGAGGCGGCGCTGATGAAGGCGGTGCGCGGCGCGGAGATTGGCCTGGACACGCTTTGCATGCCCAAAATGGCGGCGCTTTCGGACGAGACGCTGCGCCAGGCGCTGCACCCCTGCACGGACGAGCGGCTCTTTGCCCTCTATGAGGCGCTGCTGCGCGGCATAACGCCTGAGGAAATCCATGCCATCACCCAGGTGGATTTGTGGTTCCTCTACAAAATGCAGCACATCGCATCTGTCCAGCGCGCGCTGGAGACGCGCACGCTGGACGATGCGCTCTACCGCCAGGCCAAGGAAGTCGGCTTTACCGACGGCGCCATCACCCGCATCAGCGGCCAGAAAATCGCGCATCCCCTGCGCGCGGCCTACAAGATGGTGGATACCTGTGCCGCCGAGTTTGCCGCCCAGACGCCCTACTTCTACGCCACCTTTGACGAGGAAAACGAGGCGGCGGCGTTTATCGCGCAGAATGGCTCGGGTAAAAAGCGGGTCATCGTCTTTGGCTCGGGCCCCATCCGTATCGGCCAGGGCATCGAGTTTGACTACGCCTCGGTCCACTGCGTGTGGACGCTGAAGGAGGCGGGCTACGAGGTGGTGATGGTCAACAATAACCCCGAGACCGTCTCCACGGACTTTGATACCGCCGACAGGCTTTACTTTGAGCCGCTCACGCCTGAGGACGTGATGCAGGTGATCCACACCGAGCAGCCCTACGGTGTGGTGGTCGCCTTTGGCGGGCAGACGGCGATCAAGCTGACGCGCGCGCTGCAAAACGCGGGCGTGCGCATTTTGGGCACGCCCGCCGACAGCATCGACGCGGCGGAGGACCGCGCGCGCTTTGACGCGATCCTAAACAAGCTGGGCATTCCGCGCCCCGAGGGAGACACCGTGATGACCACGGACGAGGCGCTTGCGGCGGCCCACAGGCTGGGCTATCCGGTGCTGATGCGCCCCTCCTACGTGCTGGGCGGGCAGAACATGATCATCGCCTTCTCGGATGAGGACATTAAAGAGTATATGTCCATTATTCTGACACACAACATCGAAAACCCCGTGCTCATCGATAAGTACATGATGGGCGTGGAGGTGGAGGTGGACGCCATCTGCGACGGGGAGGACGTGCTCATCCCGGGCATTATGGAGCACATCGAGCGCGCGGGCGTGCACTCGGGCGACTCCATCGCGGTCTACCCCGCCTGGAACCTGAACGGCGCGGTGACCCAGCGCCTGATCGACTGCACGCGCGCGCTGGCCCTGGCGCTGGATACGCGCGGGCTGATCAACATCCAGTACGTGATCTATGAAAACGAGGTGTTTGTCATCGAGGCAAACCCCCGCTCCTCGCGCACCGTGCCCTACATCAGCAAGGTGACGGGCGTGCCGGTGGTGGATTTGGCCACGCGTGCCATGTTGGGCGCGCGCATACGCGACATGGGCTACGGCACGGGGCTGTACCACCAATCGCCCTACTACGCGGTCAAGGTGCCCGTATTCTCCTTTGAGAAGCTAGAGGACGTCGATACCCACCTGGGGCCGGAGATGAAGTCCACCGGCGAGGTGCTGGGCGTGGGCAAGACGCTGGAGGAGGCCACCTACAAGGGGCTGGTCGCCGCGGGCTACAACATGCAGCGCGAGGGCGGCGTGTACATCACGGTGCGCGACAGCGACAAGCGCGAGACTGTGCCCATCGCGCGCAAATTCTATAACCTGGGCTTCAAGCTCTACGCCACGCGCGGCACCGCCGAGGCGCTGGCCGCCTCGGGCATCCCCGCCCAGCAGGTGCCCAAGCTCAGCGAGGATAGCGCGGGCATTACCAGCCTGCTGGAAAACGGGCACATCCACTACATGATCTCCACATCCAGCAAGGGGCGCATCCCCACGCGCGACAGCGTGAAGCTGCGCCGCCTTGCCGTGACCCACGCCATCCCCTGCCTGACCAGCCTGGATACGGCCAACGCGCTGGCGGGCGCCATCGCAAGCGGGTACACGCAGGAGAACGTGTCGCTGGTGGATATCAACCACATCGCAAAGGGCAAGACGCCCCTGCGCTTTGTCAAGATGCGCGCGAGCGGCAACGACTATATTTACTTCGACTGCTTCGACCAGCAGGTGGAGGCGCCCGAATCGCTGAGCGTGCACCTGTCCAGCAGGCGCCACGGCATCGGCGGCGACGGCATTGTGCTGATGTACCCCAGCGACAGGGCGGACGTGCGCATGCGCATGTTCAACGCTGACGGCAGCGAGGGGGAAGTCGCGGGCAACGCGCTGCGTTGCGTGGCGAAGTATCTCTACGAATCGGGCCGCGTGCCCAAGCTGGCCATGACCATGGAGACGGGCGGCGGCATCAAGCAGGCGCAGCTGTACGTGCGTGAGAACAACGTGTTCTCCGTGTGCATGAACATGGGGCCGGCCAGTTTCCATCCCGAGGACGTGCCGGTGCTGCTGGAGGGCGACGAGGTGGTGGACCGCAGCGTGGAGCTGGCGGGCGACACCTACCGCGTGACATGCCTTTCCATGGGCAACCCGCACGTGGTGATCTTCTGCGACGATGTGGACGCGGTGGATCTGGCGATGGTGGGCCCGCGCATCGAGCGCGATCCGCTCTTCCCCAGGCGCGTCAACGTCTCCTTTGTCAGCTGCGTAAATTCCTACACCCTCAAGATGCGCGTGTGGGAGCGGGGCATTGGCGAGACGTGGGCCTGTGGCACGGGCGCGTGCGCGGCGGTGGCCGCCGCGGTGCGGCTGGGCTACTGCAAAAAGAATCACGACATGACCGTGCATTTGCGCGGCGGCGATCTGGTGATCCGCGTGGCGCCCGAAGGCATCCTGCTTACCGGCGATGCCAAAAAGGACTTCGAAGGGGTCATTGAGGCATAG
- a CDS encoding carbamoyl phosphate synthase small subunit, whose translation MAHKAYLVLQNGRVFTGERFGAQGEVTGEVVFTTAMTGYLETLSDPSYHGQIVVQTFPLIGNYGVIPEDFESGQMPLRAYIVRQWCAHPSNFRSQGDIDALLKKRGVIGLCGIDTRALTRIIREAGVMNGAIVSALPEDIDSYAAHLAQLPEEMDARAVSVKEVRTDAAIGQKRFRVALWDFGCKDSIRQCLRARGCEVVTVPAGATAAQVLALAPDGVMLSNGPGNPSIYPEIVSEIKKVAHTKVPMFGICLGHQLLALSQGAASRKLKYGHRGENQPARDCQSGRLYITSQNHGYAIDSASLPANARLAYVNANDGTCEGIVYTDMPAFSVQFHPEACAGPQDTVALFDRFIENMQKGGEEACR comes from the coding sequence ATGGCACATAAGGCATATCTGGTGCTGCAGAACGGCCGCGTTTTTACCGGAGAACGCTTCGGCGCACAGGGGGAAGTTACGGGCGAGGTGGTGTTTACCACCGCCATGACGGGCTATCTGGAGACATTGAGCGATCCCAGCTACCACGGGCAGATCGTGGTGCAGACCTTTCCGTTGATCGGCAACTACGGCGTGATTCCGGAGGATTTTGAGAGCGGCCAGATGCCCCTTCGCGCCTACATTGTGCGCCAGTGGTGCGCGCACCCCTCCAACTTCCGCAGCCAGGGGGATATCGACGCGCTGCTAAAGAAGCGCGGCGTGATCGGCCTGTGCGGCATCGATACGCGGGCGTTGACGCGCATCATCCGCGAAGCGGGCGTGATGAACGGGGCGATTGTAAGCGCGCTGCCTGAGGACATCGATTCCTACGCCGCGCACCTTGCCCAGCTGCCCGAGGAGATGGACGCGCGCGCAGTTTCCGTAAAAGAGGTGCGCACCGATGCCGCCATCGGTCAGAAGCGGTTCCGCGTGGCGCTGTGGGACTTCGGCTGCAAGGACAGTATCCGCCAGTGCCTGCGCGCGCGCGGCTGCGAGGTAGTCACCGTGCCCGCAGGCGCCACCGCCGCGCAGGTGCTTGCGCTTGCGCCCGACGGCGTGATGCTCTCCAACGGCCCGGGGAACCCCTCCATCTATCCCGAGATCGTCTCTGAAATCAAAAAGGTTGCCCACACCAAGGTGCCCATGTTCGGCATCTGCCTGGGGCACCAGCTGCTTGCCCTCTCCCAGGGCGCGGCCAGCCGCAAGCTCAAGTACGGCCACCGCGGGGAAAACCAGCCCGCGCGCGACTGCCAGAGCGGCCGGCTCTACATCACCAGCCAGAACCACGGCTACGCGATCGACAGCGCCTCGCTGCCCGCAAACGCGCGCCTGGCTTACGTCAACGCAAATGACGGCACCTGCGAGGGCATCGTCTACACGGACATGCCCGCCTTTTCGGTGCAGTTCCACCCCGAGGCGTGCGCAGGCCCGCAGGATACCGTGGCGCTCTTTGACCGCTTTATTGAAAACATGCAGAAGGGAGGCGAGGAGGCATGCCGCTGA